Sequence from the Leptospira dzoumogneensis genome:
AACTTTCCGGGAATGTAGAAGATATAGAAGAAAGATTTATCAGCAACGGAATGCCTTGGGGATTCAGAAGAATACTCGTGATGATAGATCCTATCATGGCGGTTGTTTTGCAGGGACCTAAGATCAGAAAAGATGCGATCCGTTATCTTGCAAAAATAAAAGCTAAGCCGATCAAGGGACCTTACCGTTTAGTGTACCTTCTTCTTTGGTACTCATTCTTGATCTGGGGAATGATCTCTTTGGTCAATTGGGCAATGGGAAGTCCTATACAGGAAGCTGGAACTGCCTCCTATATTCATAATTTCTTAAATACTGCCGCAGTGGTCTATTTGATCCCTTGCTGGCTGAGACAGTCTGCGATACAGATTGTTTCTTCTAATATGCATTATTACGGAGATGTTAAGAGTTTATACCAACAGACCCAGGTGTTGGATTCTTGGTGGATATTACCTTTACATATGTTCTGTTTTAATTTCGGAGCCACGCATGGTATCCATCATTTTGTGGTAACGCAGCCGTTCTATCTACGACAAGCAGTCGCACCTAAAGTAAAACCGTTCTTAAAAAAATATGGAATTCGTTTTAACGACTTTGAAAGTATGACAAGGGCGAATCGTTACCAAAAAGAAGAAATGGATGGTATTGCGATTCCGGCCTAGTACTTTAAAGTCGGAAATGGCATGCAAAATTTAAAAGAATCCGAAAGACCCCAAGGTCAATTCATTCGATCCTTAGACCAAGCGGAGGCAAATTTCTGGTTATATGACCGCGCCTCCTCTATGAACTTCTGCGTAATGGCAGAAGGAGAGGGTTCTTTTTCGGAAGAAAGTTTACGTAAAGCACTGGACCTTATCCAAAACAAACATGCGTTAGCTAAGGTTCAGATCTTAAAACAAGCAGGACAAGATTCTCATTTATACTTTGCAACCTCGGACAAAAAAATCCCGATCCAAAAAGATCTCTATTCTCCCGATTGGAAATCCAAATTAGCCAAAGAAACCATCCGACTTTTTGAACTGGGAGATTCTCCTTTAATCAGAACTATATTTTATACTTCCGGAAATTCTAAATTTGCGATCGGTGTTATTTTTCATCATAGTATCGGGGACGGAAGATCAGGCTGCAGATTTCTTTTAGACGTACTCCGAGCGAGCACGGGAGAAGCGGACGAGATCGAAGAAGATTCGGAATATTCCTCCTTAATGGAATTATATCCCGCAGAAGAATTGTATAAAGGAGGACCTAAACCTGAAAAACCTCTCACCATTCCTCAATTCTCTCGCAAAAAAGAAGAACAAGATCCTGAGATCATCAGTTTTTATTTGGAAGAAGAAGACGTAAATTCTCTCCTAAAAACTTCTAAACAAAAAAAGATATCCTTTCATGGGATCTTGGGTGCTTCTCAAGTAACAGCACTTGCAGATTTTTTTGACAGGGGCCAAGAAGGAGTATTATATCTTTCTACTCCGGCGGATCTAAGACCTCATTTGAGTCATCCGGTACCGGATTCCGCACTAGGACTTTATATTTCTTTATTTACTACTCCTGTAAATATCAGAGATCCTTTTGAT
This genomic interval carries:
- a CDS encoding fatty acid desaturase; protein product: MSSLALERKNISDRFTEKEKTKRIIKWIRRSDSKLRKRFSFLKYQDAIGFGITMGSALGMILLGSLYVMDIIPFWACIIGNGILASFLHEMEHDLIHSIYFKENPKMQNFLFWMVWLFRANTVNPWFRKEIHLLHHKLSGNVEDIEERFISNGMPWGFRRILVMIDPIMAVVLQGPKIRKDAIRYLAKIKAKPIKGPYRLVYLLLWYSFLIWGMISLVNWAMGSPIQEAGTASYIHNFLNTAAVVYLIPCWLRQSAIQIVSSNMHYYGDVKSLYQQTQVLDSWWILPLHMFCFNFGATHGIHHFVVTQPFYLRQAVAPKVKPFLKKYGIRFNDFESMTRANRYQKEEMDGIAIPA
- a CDS encoding phthiocerol/phthiodiolone dimycocerosyl transferase family protein produces the protein MQNLKESERPQGQFIRSLDQAEANFWLYDRASSMNFCVMAEGEGSFSEESLRKALDLIQNKHALAKVQILKQAGQDSHLYFATSDKKIPIQKDLYSPDWKSKLAKETIRLFELGDSPLIRTIFYTSGNSKFAIGVIFHHSIGDGRSGCRFLLDVLRASTGEADEIEEDSEYSSLMELYPAEELYKGGPKPEKPLTIPQFSRKKEEQDPEIISFYLEEEDVNSLLKTSKQKKISFHGILGASQVTALADFFDRGQEGVLYLSTPADLRPHLSHPVPDSALGLYISLFTTPVNIRDPFDIKAKAIMNDVRARIGRREGRAFYELLPPSEQFLEKEDGLKLFQLLMNRNPQSSLLSNVGIIPVLASDEIKVKELSFTVHPALTQTIFTTVTTYENRMAININYDKNRWKEADISQFAYSFRKNILSNS